The Pyrococcus kukulkanii genome contains a region encoding:
- a CDS encoding metal ABC transporter solute-binding protein, Zn/Mn family, with amino-acid sequence MLIFVLLTPVTAQEKPLVVTSLSPLASIIKEALGDSVDVIYLVPPGVEPHQYQLSPDQIKLLKRAAVIVTTGHLPAEMKIVELKKEGEIPGVVLTIEDYRKYGFHYLPERWYTGKNNPHGIWLDPVNALAMAEATADALNLHPRSLDEFKLKLKAIMDAYAGVLNGTKAVIELPSQQYALEWLGAEVISSIKPEAEVPAKSVDELSSVKADIVVYDQGTPETLKNAAFKLSERLGVPVANVTVLWVDKPYTQVLTENAKSIISALTKEKKVVIRETSYGYQYSILALIIGLVVGISVGVVLRRCPVL; translated from the coding sequence ATGCTAATCTTTGTCCTCCTTACCCCGGTAACTGCTCAGGAAAAGCCTCTCGTAGTGACAAGCCTCTCCCCACTGGCTTCAATAATTAAGGAGGCCCTTGGCGACAGTGTCGATGTGATCTACCTTGTTCCTCCAGGAGTCGAGCCTCACCAGTACCAGCTTTCGCCCGATCAAATTAAGTTGCTCAAGAGGGCAGCCGTTATCGTAACAACGGGGCACCTTCCAGCCGAGATGAAGATAGTCGAGCTCAAAAAGGAAGGAGAGATCCCTGGGGTAGTCCTCACAATTGAAGATTACAGGAAGTACGGCTTTCACTATCTACCCGAGAGGTGGTACACTGGCAAGAACAATCCCCACGGAATATGGCTCGATCCCGTGAATGCCTTGGCAATGGCCGAGGCCACCGCAGATGCCTTAAACCTTCACCCGAGGAGCTTGGACGAGTTCAAGCTTAAACTCAAGGCAATAATGGATGCCTACGCCGGCGTCCTCAACGGGACGAAGGCCGTTATAGAGCTCCCCTCCCAGCAGTATGCATTGGAGTGGCTTGGCGCTGAGGTCATCTCCTCAATAAAACCTGAAGCAGAGGTTCCGGCGAAGAGCGTTGATGAGCTTTCCTCGGTTAAGGCGGATATCGTAGTCTATGACCAAGGCACTCCAGAAACCTTAAAGAACGCCGCTTTCAAGCTCTCGGAGAGGCTTGGAGTTCCCGTCGCAAACGTAACCGTCCTGTGGGTTGACAAGCCCTACACCCAAGTTCTCACCGAGAACGCTAAATCTATAATAAGCGCGCTAACTAAGGAGAAGAAAGTCGTTATTAGGGAAACTTCCTACGGCTACCAGTATTCGATCCTCGCCTTGATAATAGGTCTCGTTGTGGGGATTTCAGTTGGCGTTGTTTTGAGAAGGTGCCCCGTGCTCTAA
- a CDS encoding toxin-antitoxin system TumE family protein translates to MREFVSEDDYKYSFQWQKGNKMLIRWDNAPHHKQIENIPTS, encoded by the coding sequence ATTAGGGAGTTTGTATCAGAAGATGACTACAAATACTCATTTCAATGGCAAAAGGGAAATAAGATGTTAATTCGATGGGATAACGCTCCACATCATAAACAAATAGAAAACATTCCCACATCATAA
- a CDS encoding redox-regulated ATPase YchF, giving the protein MEIGVVGKPNVGKSTFFSAATLVDVDIANYPFTTIDANVGVTYAIADHPCKELNCTPNPQNYEYRDGKALIPVKMIDVAGLVPGAHEGRGLGNKFLDDLRMASALIHVVDATGKTDAEGQPTDYHDPVEDIEFLEKEIDYWIYGILSKGWDKFAKRIKLQKMKLETAIAEHLSGIGVTENDVWEAMHRLGLSDDPTKWGEEDLLSFASEIRKINKPMIIAANKADAASDEQIERLKKEGEKRGYIVVPTSAAAELTLRKAAKAGFIDYIPGSPDFKILKPMSGKQERALKMIKEKVLDRFGSTGVQEVINRAVFELLQLIPVYPVQDENKLTDQFGNVLPHVFLMEKGSTPRDLAFKVHTDLGKGFLYAINARTKRRIGEDYELQFNDIIKIVAVTR; this is encoded by the coding sequence ATGGAGATAGGTGTCGTCGGTAAGCCAAACGTTGGGAAGTCAACTTTCTTCTCGGCGGCAACGCTGGTTGATGTTGACATAGCGAATTATCCATTCACTACTATAGATGCAAACGTTGGGGTTACGTACGCCATAGCGGATCACCCATGTAAAGAGCTGAACTGCACTCCAAATCCCCAGAACTACGAGTACAGGGATGGGAAAGCACTCATTCCAGTAAAGATGATAGATGTTGCCGGTTTAGTCCCTGGGGCCCACGAGGGCAGGGGACTCGGTAACAAGTTCCTTGATGACCTGAGGATGGCTTCAGCCTTAATCCACGTCGTCGACGCCACCGGGAAGACCGATGCAGAGGGACAGCCCACGGATTACCACGATCCCGTTGAGGACATAGAGTTCCTTGAGAAGGAGATAGACTACTGGATCTATGGGATACTCAGCAAAGGATGGGATAAGTTCGCTAAGAGGATAAAGCTTCAGAAGATGAAGCTTGAGACGGCTATAGCTGAGCATTTGAGCGGAATAGGAGTTACGGAAAATGATGTTTGGGAGGCCATGCACAGGCTCGGCCTGAGCGATGACCCAACTAAGTGGGGTGAGGAAGACCTCCTTTCGTTTGCGAGTGAAATAAGGAAGATAAACAAGCCCATGATAATAGCTGCAAATAAAGCTGATGCCGCGAGCGATGAGCAGATTGAGAGGCTGAAAAAGGAAGGGGAGAAGAGAGGCTACATAGTGGTTCCAACTTCTGCTGCAGCTGAACTTACATTAAGAAAAGCCGCAAAGGCGGGTTTCATTGACTACATCCCTGGGAGCCCCGATTTTAAGATTCTAAAGCCAATGAGCGGCAAGCAGGAGAGGGCCCTTAAGATGATCAAGGAGAAGGTGCTAGACAGGTTCGGCTCTACTGGGGTTCAGGAGGTCATTAACAGGGCTGTCTTTGAGCTCCTCCAGCTAATCCCAGTTTATCCGGTTCAAGATGAGAATAAGCTGACCGATCAGTTCGGTAACGTTCTGCCCCACGTGTTCCTGATGGAGAAGGGTTCAACGCCCAGGGATTTAGCGTTTAAGGTTCACACAGATCTTGGCAAGGGCTTCCTCTATGCGATAAACGCAAGGACGAAGAGGAGGATTGGGGAGGACTATGAGCTGCAGTTCAACGATATAATCAAGATAGTTGCAGTAACTCGCTGA
- a CDS encoding ATP-binding protein has translation MEFIDRELELKLLEKEWGNKPSFVVVYGRRRVGKTRLLQEFAKGKDAFFFTFPQAVKEVQIREFLRELSAFLGDETVLEMKPDSWLPVLKYMAKEVDDVLIVLDEFTYAIKSDRTILSHLQQVWDHYLSNKEVMLVLSGSLLGMLWDDVLSYASPLYGRRTRSIHLKPLNYVNSLKFFEDNFYGVEAYMLVGGIPSYLRLASRYSSLEEFVREEFLSDYGFFYDEPYIILGEELRELRVYFSILRAIAEGNRRLEEIANYLGLPARSVYPYIDTLMRLGLVEKETPILGSRRVSLYRIADPVLLTWFTLTYPQLEEISQGTASLANLYKVLSRRFEDLAREFLILKRPIDFERIGRWWFKGEEIDILALDKNVAYLIEVKWSDLRERDAKKVLSSLKEKAKKVKFEGDIRLGLIARSVEKKDELKSEGFLVWDLSDIVASR, from the coding sequence ATGGAGTTCATTGACAGGGAGCTTGAGCTGAAGTTGCTTGAGAAGGAATGGGGGAATAAGCCCTCGTTCGTTGTAGTATATGGAAGGAGAAGGGTCGGGAAGACGAGGCTACTCCAAGAATTTGCAAAAGGTAAGGATGCATTTTTCTTTACTTTTCCTCAGGCCGTTAAGGAGGTTCAAATTAGGGAGTTCCTTAGAGAGCTCTCCGCCTTCCTGGGAGATGAGACGGTACTGGAAATGAAACCGGATAGCTGGTTACCCGTCCTTAAGTATATGGCCAAGGAAGTCGACGATGTATTGATAGTTCTCGATGAGTTCACGTACGCGATAAAATCTGACAGGACAATTTTAAGCCACCTCCAGCAGGTTTGGGATCACTATCTAAGCAACAAGGAGGTTATGCTCGTCCTCTCTGGCTCCCTCCTCGGCATGCTGTGGGATGACGTCCTCTCATATGCCTCTCCCCTTTACGGGCGGAGGACGAGGAGTATTCACTTAAAGCCCCTGAACTACGTTAATTCACTTAAATTCTTTGAGGACAATTTCTATGGTGTTGAAGCCTACATGCTGGTCGGCGGAATTCCTTCCTATCTGAGGTTAGCCTCCCGATATTCCTCACTTGAGGAGTTCGTTAGAGAGGAATTCTTGAGTGATTACGGCTTCTTCTACGATGAGCCCTACATCATCCTGGGGGAGGAACTTAGGGAGCTTAGGGTTTACTTTTCAATTCTAAGGGCGATCGCTGAAGGGAACAGGAGGCTTGAGGAGATCGCCAACTATCTTGGGCTTCCCGCTAGGAGCGTTTATCCCTACATTGACACCTTGATGAGGCTCGGTCTCGTTGAGAAGGAAACTCCCATCCTGGGTAGCAGGAGGGTTAGCCTGTACAGAATAGCCGATCCTGTGTTGCTGACTTGGTTCACCTTAACGTACCCGCAACTTGAGGAGATATCCCAGGGAACTGCAAGCCTTGCGAATCTGTACAAGGTTCTCTCGAGGAGGTTTGAAGACTTAGCCAGGGAGTTTTTGATATTAAAAAGGCCCATAGATTTTGAGAGAATTGGAAGGTGGTGGTTCAAGGGGGAGGAGATAGATATCCTCGCGTTGGACAAAAATGTTGCCTATCTAATTGAGGTTAAGTGGTCGGATTTAAGGGAGAGGGACGCTAAGAAAGTCCTGTCTTCTTTAAAGGAGAAAGCCAAGAAAGTCAAGTTTGAGGGTGACATTAGGCTTGGGCTGATTGCGAGGAGCGTGGAGAAGAAGGATGAGCTTAAGAGCGAGGGCTTCCTTGTTTGGGATCTCTCTGATATAGTTGCCTCTCGATAG
- a CDS encoding ATP-binding protein, with amino-acid sequence MIEELAVLQNPWWKDKDAIYEDEKVKSATSKDPKIIFEPLTENAVIIGPRQVGKTTYMKLAIMQLISRGVDPRNILYFSCDLLKDYREIVELITWFLRRRRGHAFVFLDEVTFLNDWDRAIKFLLDSPLSPRMTLQVTGSTSAGLKRESFPGRNIRIVEFLPLSFSDVVDLLYPELREIPLPHPNPTTSKDFYENAEELYPYFDELMRAFEVYLEVGGYPGSIKGKNLKDAVRESIFLDVLKLGRSERIALSIILGLLRRYGDRITLNSLAKELEIGSHVTIRDYLELFEELMIGRNYFQVRPENFTPLFRKERKFYFIDPLVVFSLSEMFGIAIPTSKIVKGIVGEHLSRAYPTYYLVARKEVDFVTKYFGVEVKWQSTVTPSDFPRVPIREKILLSKHDLAFHEPRNLAVIPLPLFLYQIRKSHISIRST; translated from the coding sequence ATGATCGAAGAACTTGCAGTCCTCCAGAACCCATGGTGGAAAGATAAAGACGCAATATATGAAGATGAAAAAGTAAAATCCGCAACATCCAAAGATCCAAAAATAATATTTGAGCCCTTAACGGAAAATGCCGTGATTATAGGACCAAGACAAGTAGGAAAAACCACGTACATGAAGCTCGCTATTATGCAACTGATAAGCAGGGGAGTAGATCCCAGGAACATCCTGTATTTCTCTTGTGATCTGCTTAAAGATTACCGGGAAATCGTTGAACTGATAACATGGTTCCTGAGAAGGAGGAGAGGGCATGCCTTTGTGTTTTTGGATGAAGTAACTTTCTTGAATGATTGGGATAGGGCTATTAAATTCCTGCTGGATTCTCCCCTATCCCCCCGGATGACCCTTCAAGTTACCGGTTCCACTTCTGCAGGCCTTAAAAGGGAGAGCTTCCCTGGGCGGAACATAAGAATAGTTGAGTTTCTTCCCCTTAGCTTTTCGGATGTAGTAGATCTACTTTATCCAGAGCTTAGGGAAATTCCATTGCCCCATCCCAATCCAACAACCTCCAAAGACTTCTACGAGAATGCTGAGGAGTTGTATCCTTACTTCGATGAGCTGATGAGGGCCTTTGAGGTCTACCTTGAAGTCGGGGGATATCCTGGTTCTATAAAGGGCAAGAACCTGAAGGATGCAGTAAGGGAATCAATTTTCTTGGACGTGCTTAAACTTGGCAGGAGTGAGAGGATAGCACTTTCAATAATCCTTGGCCTTCTTAGGAGGTATGGAGACAGAATAACCCTTAACTCGCTAGCAAAGGAGCTTGAAATAGGTTCCCATGTAACGATCAGGGACTACCTTGAGCTCTTTGAGGAGTTAATGATTGGGAGGAACTACTTCCAAGTCCGGCCAGAGAACTTCACTCCGCTATTCAGGAAGGAGAGGAAGTTCTACTTCATTGATCCTCTTGTAGTCTTCTCTCTTTCAGAGATGTTTGGAATAGCAATCCCTACTTCAAAGATCGTTAAGGGCATAGTTGGTGAGCATTTGAGCCGGGCCTATCCAACGTACTATCTGGTAGCACGCAAGGAAGTTGATTTCGTAACCAAGTATTTTGGTGTCGAAGTTAAGTGGCAGTCCACCGTTACTCCCTCTGACTTCCCCAGGGTTCCAATCAGGGAGAAAATCCTCCTGTCTAAGCATGATTTGGCTTTCCATGAGCCCAGGAACCTCGCCGTGATTCCTCTCCCTCTGTTTCTCTACCAGATCCGAAAGTCCCATATATCAATTAGGTCAACCTAA